Proteins co-encoded in one Prunus persica cultivar Lovell chromosome G6, Prunus_persica_NCBIv2, whole genome shotgun sequence genomic window:
- the LOC18772350 gene encoding NDR1/HIN1-like protein 13, whose translation MEERGQPAAAADDDANEDPPLSEPQTQIVPLAPPPFPGAATYVIQIPKDQIYRVPPPENALIVERHRKPEKQKQKSLCCGARCLVIGAILFFICLVIGITLLALSLTKKPKEPTFSITHVHVKNPKSKSSSGKNSHPGYEVSMKVKNPNEHGIDYANSGGASLIYKEKTLGKGKFPLKNQGGDDSTAVKLVLDGSKGPLPRDVKKSMEDTDSEVRVSLALKMDLSVKVKGFIKTWNMDTEVECHFKVSTLGKGTRVLDQKCEAEFKG comes from the coding sequence ATGGAGGAGCGGGGCCAACCTGCCGCAGCAGCGGACGATGATGCCAACGAAGACCCACCCTTGTCAGAGCCACAGACACAGATAGTACCTCTCGCTCCACCTCCCTTCCCCGGAGCAGCAACCTACGTAATCCAAATCCCTAAAGACCAAATCTACCGTGTGCCACCCCCTGAAAATGCCCTAATTGTTGAGCGTCACCGCAAACCCGAAAAACAGAAGCAGAAGTCCCTATGCTGCGGGGCTCGTTGCTTGGTTATTGGagctattttgtttttcatatgCCTTGTAATTGGCATAACATTGCTTGCATTGTCCCTCACTAAGAAACCTAAAGAGCCTACTTTTTCAATTACGCATGTCCACGTGAAGAACCCCAAATCAAAATCATCTTCTGGCAAGAATTCCCATCCAGGATATGAGGTGTccatgaaagtgaaaaatcCAAATGAACATGGCATAGATTATGCAAATAGTGGAGGGGCTTCTCTTATATACAAGGAAAAAACCCTTGGCAAAGGAAAATTTCCATTAAAGAACCAAGGAGGAGATGACTCCACCGCCGTAAAGCTTGTTCTCGACGGATCCAAGGGGCCGCTGCCTCGGGACGTGAAGAAGAGCATGGAAGATACTGATTCAGAGGTGCGTGTGTCTTTGGCTTTGAAAATGGACCTTTCGGTGAAGGTGAAAGGGTTTATCAAGACATGGAATATGGACACCGAAGTTGAATGCCATTTCAAGGTGAGTACATTGGGGAAGGGCACGAGGGTTCTGGACCAAAAATGTGAAGCTGAATTCAAGGGCTAA